Below is a genomic region from Granulicella sp. L56.
CTCTGGACCTGTGCGGGAAGCGGAGCATAACCCATGGACGACGCTTCGCTCTCGCCATGATCGAGCATCCACGTCAGGAAATCCTTCAGGGTTGCCGTCTTCGTAGGGTCAGAGGAATGCGTGGGAATCAAGAACCACGTAAAGCTGCTGATGGGGTAAGAGGCATCTCCCGCCGCGTTGGTAATCGAGACCCGGTAATCCGCAGGCATATTCGCAGCCGCTGCTGCTGCAGCCGCGGTCACGCCATCCGTACTTGCAAGAACGAACTTGCCTGAGGCGTTACGAACAGCGCCATAGGTCATCTTGTTTTGCAGCGCGTAGATCAGCTCCACATAGCCAAACGACGAAGGCGACTGGCGCACCATTCCAGCGACACCCTCATTGCCCTTCTGTCCAATGCCTACCGGCCATTTCACCGATGTGCTCTTGCCTACCTTTGTGGACCACTCCGGGCTCACCTTGGAAAGAAAATCCGTGAAGATGTACGTCGTTCCGCTTCCGTCCGAACGATACACCGGAAGAATCGCGGAGCTGGGGAATTTGACGCCGGGGTTGTCCTTCGCCAGCCGTGGGTCATTCCACTTGGTGATCTTTCCCAGGTAAATATCGGCGATCACATCCGGAGCAAAGTTGAGATTTCCTGTAACACCCGGAATGTTATAAACCGGCACCACCGCACCCAGAACCGAAGGAATATGCATCAGAGGAGTCTTCGACGCCGCAAGCTGCTGGTCCGACATCGGCCCGTCGCTCGCTCCAAAGTCAACCGTTTGCTCAGAAACCTGGCGAATGCCTCCACCCGATCCAATGGACTGGTAATTGATGTGGATTCCAGGGTGCGCAGAGGCATACTCGCTGAACCAGCGCGAATAGATGGGATAAGGAAACGTCGCGCCGGCGCCATTCAGATTCTGCGCGCTGCTCTGGCCTTCCGATGTTGCAGACGTGCTGGCAGATTGTTTACAGCCCGTGACACAGAACGCAAGCAACACCGCGGCAGCAATTTTTAAACTCACTCGTTCCACCTGATTACCTCGGAAAATTTGGATTTGTATCTCTTTGAGTGTCGTCCAGCAATGTTAAGCCAAGGTTACAAAGATATGAATGGTGGGGAAAAGCTTATATCCAGAACCTACTGGCGTCCCACCTTCGGCAGCGTAAAGATGAACGTGCTGCCATGATTCAACGAGCTCTCGGCACGGATCGTGCCTCCGTGAACTTGCACAATCCTGTGTGCAATCGCAAGCCCAAGCCCGGTCCCTCCCGACTCCCGCGAGCGTGCCTTGTCCACCCGGTAGAAGCGCTCGAAGATCCGGCCCAGGTGCTCAGAGGCAATTCCCTGCCCAAAGTCACGCACGCGAAACTCCACAGCCTCAACCGGTTCCGCAACCTCACGCGCGCTGACGATGACACGCGAAGCCGCCGCATTGCGCCCCTGTCCATACTTGATCCCGTTCTCGATAAGGTTGCTCAGCACCTGCACCATCGCATCCGTATCGGCGAACACCTCAACGGTAGTCGCCTCACCGATCTCAAGCACCGCCTCCGCATCCTGAACCAGCCCGCTCATCGCCTGCACCGCATCGCGAATCAGGATGTCCGCCCGCACCGGCGCCGGATGAAGCTCCCCCTCCGACGACTCCACCCTCGCCATCACCAGCAGGTCTTCCGTCAGGCGATTCATGCGTGTGGCATTCTTCAAAATCGTCGTGAGAAACTCCCGCGCCTGCACGCTAAGCCCCGCCTCGTGGTCAAGCAGCGTCTCCACATAGCCACTGATCGAGGTAAGCGGCGTCCGTAGCTCGTGCGAAACATTCGCCACGAAGTCACGCTGAATGCGCTCGACCTGTTCAATGCGCGTCATATCGTGCAGAACGGCCACCGCGCCGCCACCCGGCATCGGTGATGCGGCAATCTCGAAGATGCGCCCCGGCATCACCGAGGTCGATCGCCGCTCGCTCACCACGCGATCTTCCAGTGCCGACCGAACACATTGCAGAACATCCGGATCGCGGATCGTCTGCACCAGCGCATGGCCCACGCGAACCGCTCCACCAACGAACGCCCCTGGAATCAGCCTCTGCATGCATTGATTGGTCCACTGGATCCGCCCCGCCTGATCGACGGCGACCACAGCGTCCTGCATGCTGTCGATCATCGCCTCCAGCTTCTGACGACCCTCCGAAGCATCGGCAAGCTGCCGCTGCACCTGCTCCGAGACCTGCGAGATCGCATGCGCAACCTCGTCGAAGTCGGCATACTGGTTGCCAACCGCGCTGACAGGACGCTCTGCAATGGCCGCCGTGGACAGCCGCAGCGCCGAAACATCATGCCCCACCAGCCGCGCTATCAGCAATGAGCTCAATACCGCCCAGCCCAGCAGAAAAATTGCGGCGAGGATCCAGCCACGCGGAGCAAGCCACACGCACAGCGCCACAACGATCGCCAGAGCGATCGTCATGCGAACAAAAATCGAAAGAAAGAGACTACGCCTCACAAATGCACCTGCGCTCAGGACTGCGGAGTCTTGGGAATTTCAAAGCGGTATCCTGCTCCGCGCATCGTCTTCAGATAGCGCGGGCTCTCGGCATCGGCTTCGATCTTTTCACGGATGCGGCGGACATAGACATCGACCGAACGCGGCGTAACGAAACGAGCGTCGCCCCACACCGCGTCCAGTAGATGATCGCGGCTGAACACCCGCCCCGGATGGCGTGCCAAATAGTCCAGCAACCGGAACTCCGTCGCCGTCGTCGTCACCAACTCACCGCTGACGCGTAGTTGCATCGCGCCTGCATCGATCTCGATATTTTCAAACTTCAGGATCGAAGGCGAAGTTGGCCTCTCGAACCGCCGCAGCACGGCCTTCACGCGAGCAATCAACTCCCGCGTAGCGAACGGTTTGGTAATGTAATCATCCGCGCCCATCTCAAGGCCCTGCACGCGATCATTCTCGGCGGCACGCGCCGTCAGAAAAATGATGGGAATCACGCTCAACGTGGGATTCTGGCGAAGCCTGCGGCATAGATCCAGACCGTCTCCGCCCGGCACCATGATGTCCAGCAGAAAAAGTGCTGGCGGCTGCCGGTCGGCATCGGGAACAATCTGGCCAATGGTCGAATAGACGCGGACGGTATAGCCAGCGCTCTCCAGGTGATACTGCACCAGGCGTGAGATATCGGCGTCGTCTTCCAATACAAAGATCGTCTGACTCAATTTGTAACCTCAGTGTTACCGTCAGATTAACCTAATGTGACCCAAAGATTGCTAACGTACGATGAATCCTTAGCGTCAGTCATTAAGGGAATGTTACTTTTATACGCCCAGGCGTTATCCTAAAAGTAGTTTAGAGATTGTCCTGAAAATAGCAGTAGCTTCGAATCGAGTGCTTATGGCGCAAGAATCCCATCTCGTTCTTTGTGTCGATGACGAACTGATCGGCCTGAAGGTTCGCAAGATACTGCTCGAGCGCGCAGGATACCGTGTCCTCACGGCACCCGACGGCTCGGCCGGGCTCGAACTGTTTGCTAGTGAGCCCATCGATTGCGTTGTGCTCGACTACTCCATGCCCGGAATGAATGGCGGCGAGGTTGCCGCGAAGATGCGCCAGGCCAAGCCTCATATCCCTATCCTTCTTCTCTCCGCCTACATCGGCCTGCCTTCGGAGGTGCTCTCCATGGTCGATATGTGCATGACCAAAGGAGAAGGCCCACCCGTTCTTCTGGACAAACTAGGTAGTCTCCTGCAACCCGCGAGTCGAGCTTAAAACGAGAGGGCTGTGAATCTAAATCAATTCAATCGCATCCTGCGGCAGGTTTTTTTATTGCCGGTCATCG
It encodes:
- the pstS gene encoding phosphate ABC transporter substrate-binding protein PstS, with the protein product MSLKIAAAVLLAFCVTGCKQSASTSATSEGQSSAQNLNGAGATFPYPIYSRWFSEYASAHPGIHINYQSIGSGGGIRQVSEQTVDFGASDGPMSDQQLAASKTPLMHIPSVLGAVVPVYNIPGVTGNLNFAPDVIADIYLGKITKWNDPRLAKDNPGVKFPSSAILPVYRSDGSGTTYIFTDFLSKVSPEWSTKVGKSTSVKWPVGIGQKGNEGVAGMVRQSPSSFGYVELIYALQNKMTYGAVRNASGKFVLASTDGVTAAAAAAAANMPADYRVSITNAAGDASYPISSFTWFLIPTHSSDPTKTATLKDFLTWMLDHGESEASSMGYAPLPAQVQSMVRQSIANLK
- a CDS encoding ATP-binding protein, which gives rise to MTIALAIVVALCVWLAPRGWILAAIFLLGWAVLSSLLIARLVGHDVSALRLSTAAIAERPVSAVGNQYADFDEVAHAISQVSEQVQRQLADASEGRQKLEAMIDSMQDAVVAVDQAGRIQWTNQCMQRLIPGAFVGGAVRVGHALVQTIRDPDVLQCVRSALEDRVVSERRSTSVMPGRIFEIAASPMPGGGAVAVLHDMTRIEQVERIQRDFVANVSHELRTPLTSISGYVETLLDHEAGLSVQAREFLTTILKNATRMNRLTEDLLVMARVESSEGELHPAPVRADILIRDAVQAMSGLVQDAEAVLEIGEATTVEVFADTDAMVQVLSNLIENGIKYGQGRNAAASRVIVSAREVAEPVEAVEFRVRDFGQGIASEHLGRIFERFYRVDKARSRESGGTGLGLAIAHRIVQVHGGTIRAESSLNHGSTFIFTLPKVGRQ
- a CDS encoding winged helix-turn-helix domain-containing protein, with product MSQTIFVLEDDADISRLVQYHLESAGYTVRVYSTIGQIVPDADRQPPALFLLDIMVPGGDGLDLCRRLRQNPTLSVIPIIFLTARAAENDRVQGLEMGADDYITKPFATRELIARVKAVLRRFERPTSPSILKFENIEIDAGAMQLRVSGELVTTTATEFRLLDYLARHPGRVFSRDHLLDAVWGDARFVTPRSVDVYVRRIREKIEADAESPRYLKTMRGAGYRFEIPKTPQS
- a CDS encoding response regulator, with the protein product MAQESHLVLCVDDELIGLKVRKILLERAGYRVLTAPDGSAGLELFASEPIDCVVLDYSMPGMNGGEVAAKMRQAKPHIPILLLSAYIGLPSEVLSMVDMCMTKGEGPPVLLDKLGSLLQPASRA